TCAGCTTCGCCGGGGAGTTCTTCGAGCTGGACGCCCTGTGCAGCTACCCCAAGCCGCACGAGGCAGCCGGCCTGCCGATCCACGTCGGCGGGTCGAGCAGGGCCGCCGCGCGCCGGGCCGGGCTGCGTGGCGACGGCTTCTTCCCCGGCGGCAGGCTCCGCCCCGAGGAGGTGGCCGAGCTGTGGGAGCTGGCCCGCTCGACCGCCGCCGGTGCGGGCCGCGACCCGGGCGCGCTGGAGTACACCCGGTTCGGCGCGATCGACATGCCGCAAGGCCGGGCCGAGGAGCTGGCCGCGCAGGGCGTGACCCGCCTCGTCGTCAGCCCGTCCACCACGGAGCCCGACGAGCAGCGCGCGGAGCTGTCGGCGTTCGCCGAACGGTTCTCGCTCTAGAGGGAGCGGAACTGGCGGGTGGCGGAGATGGCGCCGGACGTCGTCGTGGTGAACGTCCGCATGGAGCCGGCGAACTTGGACAGGTCCCACTCCGCGGGCCCGTGGTACCAGTACAGGTTGTCGGCCTGGTGCCCGTTGCCGGTGACGGAGGCCACCACCCGCGACCAGTGCTCCACCCCGTCGAAGATCACGGCATAGGGCAGGTAGCGGGAGAACAGCTCGACCCGGTGCTGCTCGGGCACGTCTCCCAGCTCGCCGGAGAACAGGTACTGCCGGAACCCCATCGTGTGCGCCAGCGCCGCCGACCCCTTGGCGGTCTTGGCCGGCATGTACTGGCCGCCGACCGCCAGCGCGCCGCCCGCGATGACCACCGCCAGGCCGATCAGCCCGTACGTGGTGAACCAGGCCAGCCCCACCGTGGCCAGCAGCCCCACCCCCACGAGCACCACGCCGATCGTGGTCCACCTGGTGCGCTCGGTGTCGGGCCGCCGGGCGAACCACCCCTGCCTGACCACGTCGGCGTAGAGCGCGTCGCGCACCTTGCCGAGGTGGGCCGCGAACGAGCCGGACAACTGTGACAGCAGCACCGCGTCACGCCCGTCGAAGATGGCCTGGTAGAGCGCCAGCTCGTACGGCAGGAGCGCGTTCGCGGGCGCGTTCGGCAGCCGCACCAGCATCCAGTCGGGGGCGTCGTAGGTCTGCCTGGGCTGCTCGTCGATGCGCAGGTAGCCGCGCACGGCCAGGTCCACGATGGTGGCGGTCACGTCGATCACGTCGGCCTGCTCGTCCACCAGCGTGCCGATCTGGCCGGGGCGCACCCCGTCGGGCGGGGTGAAATGGCCGTTCTGCACCGGATCGACCTTGCCGCTCTCGTGGCCGGCGACCCTGGCGTCACGGCCGCGCGTCCAGTACAGCAGGCCGATGCCGCCGAGCAGCAGGACCAGCAGCCCCGCCAGGGCGCCGCCGGTGACGGTGTCGAGCGTGAACGCGGCCGACAGGGAGAAGCGCCGCTCCAGGATGGGCTTGCCGGTGCTGGAGCCCTTCGGGTATCCGACGACGACCGTGAGGGCCTGGTCGGTGGCGATGTCCTCCTGCTCGAAGTCGGCCTGCGTGGCGCCGTGGTCCATCGAGGCGGAGGTGCAGCCGATGGCGGAGGTGAGCGCGCCGGCGAAGCAGGACAGGTTCTGGACCTGCCCGGGGCCGTTCACCTTGACCGTGGCCTTGGCGACCGGCTGGTTCCAGCCGTTCACCGCGAACCAGCGCAGCTCCTCGACGCCGCCCGAGGGCGTCACCGCCCCCTTGACGTCGTACTCGACGGTCTGGCCCGTCACCGTGAGCACGTCGCCCGCCAGGGTGCCGCCCTTGACGTTCGAGATCCGGTAGAGGCGGTCGTTGTCGTCGTCGTACCGCGTCCGCGTGATGAACGTCCGCTTGAGCTGGCCCGACGCCCCGCTGATCTTCTCGACCACGTGCAGGGTGCCGTCCTTGCCGAGGGTCATCGTGACCTCGTCCGTCATCCCGGCCTCCGCTGCGAGAGCGGCGGGGGTTGCGGACAACGTCAGAGCGGTGGCCGCCAGGGCGGCCATCGTGAGTCTGATACCCATGGCGGCAAATCGTATCGGTTCGTACCTGTCAGGCGAGTGTGATGCTGTTCGCCGCCCGCTGGACGCTCTCCGGGGCGGCGCCCTGGCCGGGGTTCTCGTGAGCGAGGGCCTGGTTGGCGGCCACG
The nucleotide sequence above comes from Nonomuraea gerenzanensis. Encoded proteins:
- a CDS encoding DUF2207 domain-containing protein; amino-acid sequence: MGIRLTMAALAATALTLSATPAALAAEAGMTDEVTMTLGKDGTLHVVEKISGASGQLKRTFITRTRYDDDNDRLYRISNVKGGTLAGDVLTVTGQTVEYDVKGAVTPSGGVEELRWFAVNGWNQPVAKATVKVNGPGQVQNLSCFAGALTSAIGCTSASMDHGATQADFEQEDIATDQALTVVVGYPKGSSTGKPILERRFSLSAAFTLDTVTGGALAGLLVLLLGGIGLLYWTRGRDARVAGHESGKVDPVQNGHFTPPDGVRPGQIGTLVDEQADVIDVTATIVDLAVRGYLRIDEQPRQTYDAPDWMLVRLPNAPANALLPYELALYQAIFDGRDAVLLSQLSGSFAAHLGKVRDALYADVVRQGWFARRPDTERTRWTTIGVVLVGVGLLATVGLAWFTTYGLIGLAVVIAGGALAVGGQYMPAKTAKGSAALAHTMGFRQYLFSGELGDVPEQHRVELFSRYLPYAVIFDGVEHWSRVVASVTGNGHQADNLYWYHGPAEWDLSKFAGSMRTFTTTTSGAISATRQFRSL